In the genome of Roseovarius sp. Pro17, the window CGCGGTGGCAGGAATTGACGCTTGGAAAGACGTCCGTGCCCTGATTGTCATTGGCCGACCATTGCCGCGCGACAGCGATGTCTCAACCTCGGCGGGTATGCATTTGGGATCTGAGGCAGCGGGCCAGTATCATGTCACAGCCTCAGGGATATGGATGCGCGATGGCCGATCACGTGCCATCCGGGTCCTGAGACATCAACACCCGGATGCCGAGATCATGCGTGCGGCGATCTGCGATGATGAGCTTATCCAGGTCATCGGTCGAGGGCGCGGTGTGAACCGGACGGCACAGAACCCGCTGGATGTGCATATCCTTGCCGACGTTGCTCTGCCCCTTGTACACGATCGCATCGCTCCTTGGGACAGCGCCCGCCCGGGCATCTTCGAGCAGATGCTGCTGGCGAGCGTTGCCGTGGACAGCCCGTCGGACGCTCTGGCGCTCTATCCGCAAATGTTCGGATCCTTGGAGCAGGCGCGGAAGTCGTTCCAAAGGAAGCTATTTAAGGGACAAATCCCTTATGTATATATAAAGGGCTTGTCCCTTAAATCAGCCCGATATCGCCGGACTGGACGCGGGCGGTCCTGGCAGCGTGCATGGTGGATCAAAGGGGAGGATGCGACGGTGCGACGGCATCTCGAAACTGCGGTGGGTGACGTGGCTGAATGGCGACCGGATTAGCGCACGCTCTTGCACGTGCCGGTTTTGAAGCAGACGTTCATGCAAGTCGCAGCGAGCGGCTGAATTGAGCCCACATTTCCGATGTTCAGTGATGCACCGAATGGCAGCTATCTGACGGGCGAAGCTATGCCGGATGTTCCATAAGTAATTTGGTCGGGAACAGTTTAGGAGATCCGGTGTCACCCGGACCTCCCATTATTTTCGAAGAGCTGTCCGTTGTTCGCTATTCTTTTGCAGCCAGAAGGCCTTCGATCAGATCGTATGTGGCGCGGACACGGGCTTCGTTCGGATAGTTCCGGTTTGCCAGAACAACAATGCCGATCTCGTGGGCTGGCAAGAGCATCATATACCCACCAAAGCCATTGGTGGCCCCAGTCTTGTTCAGGATAACGTCCTGCTGCGGCGGCAAAGGGGGCGTAATGGCGGTGGCAGGCTGGGGCGACAGGATGAAGTCATAACCGTTGCCAGCCTCCATCGCGTCCAGATCGGCGGGCCAGGGATACTGTTCCCAGATCATGTCCTGCGTGTAATAGGCCGTCTTGGCACGACCTTCGCGTGTCCGTTCGAGGGCGGCGGCCAGCGCCGGGTCTGCATCGCCGTGACCCAGTTCTAGATCCAGCAAGCGCACCATGTCGCGGGCAGTGGATTTTACGCCGTAGGCCTCATCCGCCAGCACGCCGGGATTCACGCGGATTGGGGCGTCGGTCTCGCGATCGTAGCCGTAAGCGTACCGATCCATAGCTGTGTCCGGGACGTTGATGAAGGTGCTCGTCAGACCCATTGCCGGGAACAGGATGTCCTCTGCCGCCTGCGCGTATGACATGCCCATCGCGTCTGCGGTAATGTGCCCCAACAGGCCGATACTGACATTCGAATAGCTGCGGGTGCCCGGCTGTGGCGGTTGCCAATCGGCCAGCCAGTCGATCAGTGCGGGAACATTCTGCACCTCGTCCGGGACTTGCAGCGGCAGACCGCCGGTGACGTGTGTGGCAAGGTCGATAAGCTTGATGCCGTCAAAGGCAGAGCCCTTCAGATCTGTCAGGCTGTCCGACACAGGGGCGTCAAGGTCAATCTGACCCTTTTGTTCGGCCAGTGCCGCAAGTGTTGCGTTGAATATCTTGCTGATTGATCCCAGTTCGAAGATCGTCTCTGGCGATGCCGCGACCTCACCCTCTCTTGCAGCAAGTCCGGTCGAATAGAAATGCTGTTTGCCACGGAAGGTGATGCCGACCACCAGTCCGGGGATGTCGTATTCGGCAATCACTGGCGCGAAGCTGTCACGTGCCATTTCGGCAACCTGCTTGTCAGTCATGCCTTGTGCGGCCAGTGCGGTAGGAAGGGACAGCACCGCAGCCGCTGTAAGGGTCCAAGTCTTCATCTCTGCCTCGTTGTTATTATGTTTTATGGTTTTGCGGATTTATTGCGTATCATACTGACGCTCAAACACGACTTTACTTTTTGAAGGATTCGCGCGGCAACGCGCTCATGTTCAAAATTGGGGTTTCATGCAGCAGTTCCTTAAAGCGGACCTCAGCACAATTTGCAGCGAACAACCGCTCTCGTGCCGCATGAAGCACAGCGGCCGGCTTAATGGCGACGATGGGGCCCGTGATCCTTGGCGCCGAGTTCCTGCGGTAAGCGCAGTTGATCCGGCGCTGGCGATAGGATCAATGCCCGTCCAAGTTGGCGGTCAATGACGCAAAATGTCATAAATTGTCGATATTACAATGGGTTGATGAGCCTGCTACACTGCCTTGCACGAGGGTTTCATTTCGCAGGGCGGGGTCATGGCGGCAAGATCAACAGCAGATGCACAGTCCGAGACCACGCCCGTGGGCGCCTCGGCCATCCGGCAGGTTGCAACCTCGGACCTCATTCCCTACGCCCGCAACGCGCGCACCCACAGCGAGGCGCAGGTGGCTCTGATCGCGGGATCGATCCGGGAGTTCGGCTTCAATAATCCGGTGCTGGTCGATGGGCAGAGCGGCATTATCGCGGGCCACGGCCGGGTGCTGGCGGCGCAGAAGCTGGGGCTGGCAATGGTGCCTGTGATCGAGCTCACCCACCTGAGCGAGGCGAAGAAGCGGGCCTACATCCTTGCCGACAACCGGCTGGCCGAGCAGGCCGGGTGGGACCGGGAGCTCTTGGGGTTGGAACTGGCGGACCTCTCGGATCTGGGGCTGGATCTGGCCGATATCGGCTTCGAGGGAGCGGAGCTCGACGCGCTGCTGAACCACGGCGCGGCGGATCCCAAAGAGGAGGCAACGCCAGACGTTCCTGAAACGCCGGTGTCGCGGTCAGGTGATCTCTGGCATTTGGGCGGTCACAGCCTGATGTGTGGAGACGCGACGACCAGCGAACACGTGGCGC includes:
- the ampC gene encoding class C beta-lactamase, coding for MKTWTLTAAAVLSLPTALAAQGMTDKQVAEMARDSFAPVIAEYDIPGLVVGITFRGKQHFYSTGLAAREGEVAASPETIFELGSISKIFNATLAALAEQKGQIDLDAPVSDSLTDLKGSAFDGIKLIDLATHVTGGLPLQVPDEVQNVPALIDWLADWQPPQPGTRSYSNVSIGLLGHITADAMGMSYAQAAEDILFPAMGLTSTFINVPDTAMDRYAYGYDRETDAPIRVNPGVLADEAYGVKSTARDMVRLLDLELGHGDADPALAAALERTREGRAKTAYYTQDMIWEQYPWPADLDAMEAGNGYDFILSPQPATAITPPLPPQQDVILNKTGATNGFGGYMMLLPAHEIGIVVLANRNYPNEARVRATYDLIEGLLAAKE